The genomic window GCCCCAGCAGGGTCTTCATCACCTTCAGCTCTGGACCATGGCACATTGTCCTtggttcttcttcctttattgttCCTTCCTTAAccatcctttattttcaaagaggaccaatgacatcacagagtGCTGTCTTGATTTCTAGGTGAATTGGACTTAAGGGAGGCAGAGCTGCATAAAGTTGTGAGTCTCATTCTCCCCTCCTGGGTCATTCCAATCTGGTGGCAAGACAAAAGACTGATGATGGCAGGGCTGcactggatgaccttggcatcttcaatgtctaaccaggCTCTAAGTGCTTCCCAGGGCCTGCTTTAACTGTCTCTGTGGCtgctggaacaaattgttctcttctttcattccatGGGGGGATGTCTTCACATCCTTGGGgaagacatccccctaactcatcAATGAGTTTGAGGCCTATTGGTTTAGCCTGTTTGCCAAGACCTTCTACTGGGGTGTAGCTGCTGCATGTGCTACAGTCTTGTGGAGCCACAGGGGAGAGCCCCAAAAGGGTTCATCACCCTCACACCAGAGGTCTAGTCCTCCCTAAATACTCCATATATCCATCCAGCCTTCCTAGTAGGATCAAATATAGAACAGATTCTTCTctgagagagacacagagacagagatagagacagacagacagacagacacacacacacacacatacacacacacagagagagagagagagagagagagagagagagagagagagagagagagagagagaacatgtgTGTGTCTGCAGAGGAACCTGACCTTGTTTCATCTTAAGTCATTGGCAAGGCCAGTCTCTACCTCTAGGAGAGCTGCAATGACCCCAAGGGGCCAAGACCATGGTGAGAGAGCCCAAATCTCTTAAGTGATCAGTTATCTCCTTAGTTACCAAAAAAACACATTCCTCCTCTTAGATTTTCTTTAGACTACCACCACAAGAAGCAGGAAAGCCCCCAGCcattttttggctttcttttttcctctccattgggggtgggggtgatgcAGCAGGAGGCATTTCCCATAACCACTCCTATCACTAGCCCTCTTCAGCCTTTGGGCTGCTCAGTCAGGATATGGCTTTACCAACTTAATAAATAAGACTTGTTTCAACTTctgtttaattggggatattttgGAGAATGAAAGGCTCTGTAAAAGGCTTGGTATGTTCATGAAAGTAAGCAGCTTGTGAAATAGGAAAAATCTCCTTTTATAACTCACAACAAGAACAACTTCAAACTACTCATTAGTACAAAGGAAACTTGTTTGGCCACATTTGGAAAGAGGCAACTCcagatttccttctccagtgtgagACCATCCTGGCTACTTTGGGAAGacctttgatgattctggaaagCAGGGCTTCTCAGTACCAGGGGGAGTGCTGGTGGTGGATGGCGATGGTGGGCTGAGAGGTGTTTGGGTGATAAGGGGGTTAAGGGGATGAGATGCTCCTTCCCAGGTTGGCCCATACAGTCCTTCTGCTGTGATGCTCCTGCCACTATCATGGGGTGGAGAGAGCTGGGGCCTGGAGGAAGGGGTGCAAGGCAGCAATCAAGGGATTTCCaagataagaattaaaaaaaagcctcTTTTTAAATTTCCCATAGATATATTGCACTTTCTCCAAAACATGGAAATTCTTCTGTTTTCTATTCCATTGTCATCCTAAGTGATAATAGCCTTGGCTGTCACACCACACCATTTGCAGACATGGAACCTTAATAACCTTATTTATctgagagaataaatgactttgccaaggtgacacagtgggtgtctgaggtggaatttaaaACCAGGTCTATTTCTGACTCCTTGGATATCCTTCCTTCCACTCTAGCATgttaaacaaagagaaaaaaatgggaattgaTGAGTTGAATGGTTATGAACTTGAACTATGCCCCTCTCAGAAACCACTGATTTTATTCCATATCTTTTGGGATATTGGTTTTCTGAAGATGAATAGACAAGAGCTGCTCTTTTCCCTACTGAAAAATAGTCACAGGAGAGGAATGAACATTTCTCAAGAGAATTACAAATGATTAACAAGACTGTGAAAGATTACACCAAAGCACTAACttaacaaaagaaaagcaaatcaacACCATTCTAGGATTTACTTTACATCCAggaaattggcaaagatgataaaagagagaaataatgtaGACTGGATTGTGGGAGGATCAGTACACTAATGCATTAATGGTGGAGTTGCAGAGGGACCCAATTATTGGGGATAGCAGTGTTGAGCTAGGATAAGAAAGTGACTGAACTacccataccctttgacccagggaGTCCATAGCCATTCATATACCTTAAGGAGGTCCGAGAAAGACCCCCCCCCATAGACCTCCAAATACTAATTGCAGTACATGTagccaaaaaattaaaaacagtagatgcccattgattggggaatgtgATGaaggaatgcaatggaatattgcTGAGCAGGAAGGAATGATGGGGGATAAAGCTTAGAATtgggaaatcctgagttcaaatttggcctcagttacttgctagctctgtgaccctgggaaagtcacttaacccttatttacctcagtttttcatttgtaCATCTTTGCTAGACCCAAgtagagtctgacatgactgaatgactgaccAACCAGAAATAATGCATATGAGGGAtacagagaaacctgggaagatctctctgaactgatgaagaatgaatCAAGCTGAACCAGGAAAATTACAACAATGTCAGAGTAAGAGAACTGAGTTCTGAATAATAATGATCCCAGCAGCAATAAATGTCagaagacttgtattcaaattCTGGCCTTTTGCCTTTGGCAagcctctcttctcttcccctctctcacTCCCCAGAGCCTCGGGTTCTTCTTTTAGCAAATGAACAGTCAGGAAAGAGCTGATCACACTAAGGTCTCTGAATTCTATGCTGATGCCCTTTCATCCATAACCCATAGTAAAACGGAAACAAAGGCACCTACTGGGTTGTTGCTGGCTTTCCCTGCCAGGATGATTCTGGCCTTGATCTTGTTCATATTAAAGTTTTTCAAGTAGGCTTCATAAATGCGCTTGGCAAGAGACTTGAGATCTGCAATTTCAGAATCTTCTATATCATGTTCACATGTAAGAATTTCtgcttttaattttgctttttcagaCCTTGGCATTCTCCCAAAACGGATGGCTGGGGGGAAAGATAGTAGAGAAATATGGACAGAAATTAAAAACACGTCACAGGGAGAGCCTCATGCCTAAAATGAGAATGACTTGTGGTTGATGCTATGAATGAAGCGAGTGCTCAAAATGAACAAGTGAGATAAAGACTGTTTCCTAGTATTGTTGGATTTTGCATTCTAATGATAAGGTCAAGGTGAACATGAAAGGCAGAATTTGAGTGTAGGCTGAAGGCAATGAACATTTATAAGTCCCTACCCAGGATGGTGCACTCAGTGATCCACATATGACAAATGTCTCCTTACATAGAAATGGAATGTGTAGGTTCTGGACTTTAAAAATGGGTTAAAGGGGGCACAGAGGTGGTACcatgatagagcactggccctggagtcaggaggacctgagttcaaatttgacctcagtcccttaataattacatagctgtgtgaccttgggcaagttacctaaccccactgccttcgtTCTGTTCCCATCTGTACCCACAGAGATACAGGGGCCTGATGAGCACATTTGGATGACGGGAAGACTATACTTTGGAAACTAGAGAGGGGGAGCCTGCCTAAGGGCAGGGCTTGGAAGGTGCATCTGGAAAGATTTGGAGAATAAAGGCCCAGGCTTGTTCAGTCTCTTCTAATCTGTTCTAGAAGATGGTCAATGTATGTAATGAGAACTGGGTTAGTTTATCCTCCTAGGGGATGTGCAGTGGCTTCCCCCAGTGGGGCCTCTTCCTCTTGCTCCAGGGGTGAGCCCTGAGGAGTCAAAGTCTGGCCCCCTTACCCACACATCTAACCCCAGCTGCTCATGGGGACCTCCCTGCTCATCTTGGTGAAACACCACCAACAAACTGGCCTTCTAGAGCCACAGGTTCCCTTCATAGCCATGGAAGCATCTGGACAGATGGGCCTCTAACAGAGGCCATCTCTCAGGCTTGAAGCAAATTCAGAAATGACAGAAGTATGGGAAACTATCATCCTCCTCCTCAGGGACAAAACcgtccctttttcttcttccagtgAGATTTccactcctctctctccccctccccaaatcctCAGAACTCTTTGAATGAAAAACGTGTTAGGGTTATTAACCAAGAGGATCTAGCAAGAttctcaaaaaacaaataaaaccctgaaaagaagggaggggtggAAGTAGAGATGGAGGAtgcaggagggaagaaagaagagagggagggaaggaaaaagagaggggagggagggagggccaGAGAGAGGGAGGGCTGCCTTACCTACCATTGTGTGACATTCCAACTGAAAGGCACTTCTGGAATCGACAATATTGGCACTTGTTAcgattctttttttgaattttacagctGCGGTCACATTTGTCATAGGCCAGTTTAAGGCGAATGGTCCTCCGGAAAAACCCCTGGGAGAGATGACCACAGGATTTAGGAGCCACTAAGAATTAGGCCTTGAACCTCAGACCATTGAGCCATCCTTTTCTGCTGTCTCACAAGATGCTGAGATTTCTTTAGTGGGGGCTCTGAGGGAAAGGAGGGGTCCACAGGCTTCTATGCCATGGAGCTGGTGGAGCTCTAAAGTGGGCCCCCACATATAAGGAAGCCTGTCCATCTGGGAACCTGACCGTTGCCAGTCCCCATAACCTCTTTGGGGGATGGAGGGAGATCTGGGGTCGAAGGCTTTATGGGAAGGGCCTGCAGAATGTGGGCCTGTAGGGTGTCCCTAATGTTGACTTTAATTTAAGGGAAAAGCAAATTCTCTGCTAAAAAAGATCTAATCCATGAGAATGGTTTCCCAACTCTTCACTTTTTCCCAGTGAGCACAGGATATGTGAACCTCTGGGGAGGGAACCCTGGGCTGGAGAGATCTGAAGCAGTCTGAAGCCGTTTTCTCCTCCCATAATCTAGCCCCCGAGCCAAAGCTCCAGGGAAATGCCAGAGATGTCCATTGGAAGAGACCATTCAGTGACCTTCCATAAAAATGACCAGAGCAAAGGGATCCAGTAGCTCACATAGCATTTACAAGGTGGTAGTATTTACAGGCACCACTCACACCCTGGCCATGTCCAGTGCCTGGGAGGGCTTCAGCACAGACCCCACCCCTTCTCTCAGGTTGATGGTGGGCCCTGGGTCAGCTCAATGCCTTGCATTATTGCCCCTGAGGCCTCTCTTACTTAATGAGACTGGACCTTGGGCTGCAGTTGAATGCTCTTGGCCCAGCCTGGGAGAGCTGCAAGTTGTGGGAAGAGATGCCCTCTATACTTCCCTTGAGAGAACATGGTTCTCTAAGCCTGTGTGTGGATGGTGAGTGGGGCTCCATTCACAGCTGTTAGTGATAGTTATTGACAGCCCCTCTCTCCCAGGATGCTCCCCATGGCCATTCCTTAGAATCCACAAATAGAAAGGAGAATCCTGTGGAGATGCCTTCAAAAGATGAATTTCTGAGAATACCAATAATCTTTCTGGGGTtgtgaaattttctttttgggTGGACAGAACAAAGAAAAGTGTCACCCAGAAGAAGTCATTTTGGGAGTCATTTCCTCATTCCTTCTTCTGGAGCTGAAGACTCAGAGGTCCAGACTAGGCCCAGGCCACCCAACGGTCCATGGCCCAAGCCCAGGCCTAGGCACATAACTTTTGTTTGCCATTTTTGATGATGAGACGTTTGTTTGATGAAACGATAGCCCCAAGGTTGCGTGCACTCCTGGTCACACTTACCTTACAACCTTCACAGGCATGGACACCATAGTGGTAGCCAGAGGCTTTGTCCCCACAAATTCTACACTCGATATTTAATGTGGCGCTGGAAGCATCATCGGCACTGCCCGCCACGGGGGCATAATTCACAGATGAAGGACTGGATGCTGGTGAAAGGGTGTCTAAGAGAGAAGGGGAGTCTGGTGAATGTTGGAGCCATGGTCTCCCAGTGGCAGAACAATCTAAGCCATTCTGAAATTGAAGAGGACCACCAACAAGTCCAAGAAGGAAACATTCTCTTGGGCCAGTGTGGACTCTGCAGAGAAATCTGGTTAGAGAGGGGGATGGCCTCTCCCTTTACTCTGGGAAGTTGGTGGGTCCAATGAGGGAGGAAATCATTTCAACCAGTAATTTTGGGTGCCTGGCCCATTCATGGTCTCTGCCATCTGAggtcaactaaaaaaaaagtggatggGGGGATGGGAAGAACCCTTGACCTTCGTCTTAGCCACACTCCTTTTCCATCTCCTCCCATTCCTACCCCTCTGGGACTTGAGGCAACTCTGGTTCTCTCCCCTGCCTCCTTCAGCTGCAATTCCTTCCACATCCTAGGAAGACAGGTAGCTGATTGATTGTATGAAGGACCAATCAGATAGATGTGGCAGCATTCCCATGGGCCCCTCCTTTTATGTTCTAGGCTCCCTGAAAGATGAAGGCAACTAACCCTCTTCTTAATCAATGAACACGTCTGCTTAAAGAAACTTTCCCCAGTCTATCTGCTTCCAAAAGGAAGCCTCAGAAAGTTGTGGGTAGGAGAAAACCTCTGAATAATTCACTTCACTCGCCAGCCTATCATGGTTTAACCTTCTGCAAAAAGTCAATATGCTTTAGCCAAGGCCCTTCTTCATTGGGAACTTGCAACATTTTAGGGGAACAGTTTAACAAAGGATCAGATTAGATAGGAAAAAGCACTATAATTATAGCTGGAGCCCTTCTTTTTGAAACTGGTCTGACAGGTCACCCCCAGTAAGCAAAACTGGGAGAGAGAGGCTGACTGACATGCCCAGAAGGCGCAGAGTGGGATGCCTTGTGGCCAGATGGCGGGGTTACATCAGAGTGCTGCCCCTCTGAACCACAGTGGTTCCCAGGGAAGCTCTGCAGGGAAGGCTCCCTCTCCTTCAATTGCTTACCAGGCTGGTCTATGGGGTGGGCTGACAGGTTCTTCACCACCAGAGATAATGCACAATTTACTTCAGCTATTAAGGAGGTGATGTGACCTTTCTATAGTGCCTGTTTCTAAATGATCTCCTTGCctgcttctcctccttctccctgaTGGTCCTCGTTTCCTTGGCTGGGTCCTCCTCCAAGCCAACCCTCTAACCAGAGGTGGTCCCCTAAGGCTCTGTCCTGGACCCTCTGCTCTTCTCCTCCTAGCCTACTTCATTGGGTGACCTCATCAGCTCTTAAGAATGTAATGGCTACCTTTATGCTGGCAGTTCTGGAAACTACTGCTGTCTGTCCCAGACCCTACTGACTTCCTGTCTGTTGTTCATTGATCCTGACCTGGATGTCCAggagatatcttaaattcaacaggTCTAAAGCAGAATTTGTGATCTTTGCTCCTAAacccccccttctcccctcccttctccccctttcccctccctttctcattTCTGTAGAGGGCACCCTCACCCTCTAGTCTCCCAGACTGGAAACCTAGAAGTCATCCTGGAACTTCTCATCTCTTACCTTCATGTCCAAAATGGCATCAAGGCCTGTCAGACACTGCCACTCTGCTAGGGCTGGCCTCCTCACCCCAAAACCTCAACTGAGGCAGTACCAGAGTCAGCctttctcaagtctcttccctactagagtccatcctccattcagccccTGAAGCCCAAGTCAAAACATGTCCAGTGGTTCCCTCTGCCCtctaaaattaaattcaaaatgctTTCTTTGGTATTCAAGGTCCTTCCTTTTTCATACTTGTTATCCCTGACTCTCCAGATCTGACCCCTTCACCTCAGTGGCCCACCTCCTGATTGCCCCACCGGCTGATCCCTCCATCCCAGCTTCAGGCCCTTCCCAGCCTTCCCTTTAAGTCCCTCTATGGAAAGCCTTTCCCAGCCCTTCCAATTTTTGGTGCTTTCCCATCTTTAGTTATTTCCTATATACCTTATATACAGCTAGCTTTCTAGATTCCTGTTTGTCATCTCTCCCATTAGAGTGggagctcctagagggcaggcattgtcctttgccttttttttttgtagcttcAGACtttaggtactcaataaatgtctattgattggtTAACTTCTTACATAGGTGAAATGATTTTGTCAGAACAAACAAACCTGCTAGAAAATAAATGCTGACCTGTAATGACGGACCCGTCGGATCCTGGACCACTTCCCAAGCAATGATACTCCGCAAAAGCGAAGGCCCCGGAGCTGTCCTCTCCAATGGATGGAGAGATCTCCTGGATGCTCCCCATCTCTTGGAGGAACTCTTCAGAGAGGGGACTTTCCAAGTCCTCATCATCGAGGGGAGAAAGAGGGCAGATCTGACTCTCAGTGTCTACCATCTTGACAAGGTGAAGTCGGTCCCTTTAAAGGTCTTTAAActagaaggaggaaagggaaaaaaatcatcttttaaaatcagATTCACTATTTGAATAAAGTGTTATCTGTTCCTTGAGGTAAAGCTGAATTAGGAGAAAGTAAGGCAACTTTTGATTTACTGCTAATATGGAAACTCAATCTATTAGCATAGTCATAATCACAATCATCCTTTTTACTAGAGCTCCTGCTCTGCAGAAGGCACtatatgctttacaaatatcatcttatttgatcctcataacaactctgggagttAGGTACTATTAATACATTTCCTCAACATCTGCAATTGAGGATCCCAAGACAGATGgagctaaagtgacttgcctggagtctcacagctagtgtctgaggttggatctgaactcaggtattcctgactgtaGACCCAGTGTTCTGGTACTTCTAGCTGCCACAATCAGAAATTGGAGGGGCCCTAAGAGGTAGGGACCACTCATTCTGGAGTTTGAGAGGGAGGAAAGCTACCTTGTCTGACATGCAGCCTAAGTCTGGGGCAAGCAGATTTTCAAGGGTTCTGGAATGGTCAAATTGGATCTCCTTTGCTGAAATTCTAATGGTAAAGGTGGGTTCTTAACTTGGCTAGGGTACAagtggggaagaaagggaaaaatgacgtctttcttttgatattattgGCTGGCTTTGTAATCCAGGCATTTCCTTCTATgcgtttaaaaaaaagatttaaaaagcatCCACAGGCTTCACCTGCTTGACAAATAAGGGGTCAGAAGTCTTTGCTGGAACCAAGGCATTCCACAAAGGGCCTGAACTTCAGAAAGGAAATTCAAGACATAAAGGGAAAGCTTTCTAATGAGGAGGGAAATTGGGAGGGGGGCAATCTGAAAAGACCAATCAATAAATGTCTCAGAGAATTCACTCTACCTCAGCTTTTCAACAGAAGAGTCTAGATGCTAGAGGCAAGGACAAGATCCTGACCAGTGACTGTGATTTGGAAAAACTATGGCAGAGGGGTGGGTGGCACAAGTCTGACCCAGGGCAGACATCAAACTCAGAGAAGACAGAACTGAGTAGGGGGGCTGTAATGATGGACCTGTGGGATCCTGGACCACTTCCCAAAGCAATGATACTCCACAAAAGTGAAGGCCCTGGAGCTATCCTCTCCAATGGATGGAGGGATCTCCTAGATGCTCCCCATCTCTTGGAGGAACTCTTCAGAGAGGGGACTTTCCAAGTCCTCATCATCGAGGGGAGAAAGAGGGCAGATCTGGGGAGgccgggggtggggggctggACTTGTACCTCTGAGAAAATTCTAGAACTTGGAGTGAGGGACCTGATTTCATGGGGAGGAAGGTCTGTGggccaaatcttttctttttttcataggaTCTTGAGAATGTCATGGGTCTATTTGTTCTAGGTTCAACAAAGCCTCTGGTAAAGGACTCCATCTTAGTCTTGTGGAAAGGATAGAGAAGTGGGGACTTCAGTGAGATGGATTTTAAACCAGATGAGGGACTGGGTGTTTAGTAATAATTCCTTGTCAGCTTGGCAAGAGGTCTCCAGTGGAGTGCCTCAGGGGTCAGGCtttgctgtttaacatttttatcagtgattagGACAAAAGCATAGAGAACAGGCTGGTCAGATTTGCAGCCCCAAAGCAGGAAGAAAGACTAATACAGAGGATGATAAAGTCAGCCCTGCCAAATCTCAGGCAAGAGCACTGGATCAAAGCGGAAGAAATTCAGTAGGGGCCAATAAAGTGTCACACCTGAATTCAAACAGAATGACAATAGCATCAGTAGAAGGCAGGGAGGCCTGTCTGAAAACCATGTGGGACTGTGAGTGAACTGTGACCTCAGCATGAGTCACCAGTTGATGCCCTGGATCCAAAGGGCTGAGGGCCTTAGGCTTCATTAAGAAGGCCAGAGCTGCCCCAAACAGAGAGGGGGAGGGCCTTGCTGCTCTCTTCCTTAATCAGGCCCCATCCCTTCTGGACAccatattagaaaaataacattGATGAGATGACGGGGAAGGGAGAGACACAACTGGGGAAGGGCCTCCATTCAGGGCCTTCCTAAAAAGATTTGTCCAAGGAACTAAGGGATGCGGATGAGACAGGTGGGATAGCTGTGCCCATGCATCAGCTATGGAGCCCTAGGGGAGCTGTCCAGTAGACACACAGGGGCATTGGACAGGCTGTTGTTGGGTATGAGATGGTGCAGGCTCTTCAGGGACATGGATGGACCACTGAGCACCCTTTCAGTTCTCTAAGTATGGGGGTCCCCAATCTTTAATCATGTGCCTGCTACCAAAGGGGCAGTCTCTCTTCAAGAAGCTTGTAGTCTATCTACATCAGATGGGGTACCCCAACGTACACAACCCTAAGTTGTGAGGGACTACATAAAACCTgagtcaaatctgacttcagacacttactagctatagcAGGGTGGGTAAGTCCCCTAACCTttgtctgctttagtttcctcaattgcaaaaatggggataatagctcCTCCCTCCAAGGGTTGCTGTGGAGATTGAATGAAATATTAGTAAAGCAAACAGTAGGCATGATTTAATACTTCGAGGATTCTTAAGGAAATGTTTAATTGTCAGGTTAATTAGGTTAAGAAAATATCCTCTAGGCGACATGTTCTCTCCTTGTCACTTCTTCCTTTTACACTCCCCTTTTAGATCTGGGTAATCCTCTGAGAACTGAGCTCCTTTTAGACACATAGCAAGGATCTGCAGAATGTGATTCCACACAGGCTATTTTTTATTTCCCATGAAAGAGGCAGAGGGACAAGTAAAAACAATGTATTTCATGGAAAAGCCTTAGAATCCAAGGCTTGGGCTCTTGGAACCAAACCCTCAGTTTCTTAACTGGATTCTGCCACTTTGCTGTGTAACTCTCACTTTCCCatgctgagcctcagtttcctcatctgtcaaatgatgtTATACTTGTAATTCCTGCATTTCCAACAAGGAGATGAGTGAGAATTATTAAGAGGAAGATGACAGACTAATGAAAGCATTCATGAAAACAAGGCCCCGGCCATGACTCTGACGGTCGCTTCGGTCACAAAGAACCTAAA from Macrotis lagotis isolate mMagLag1 chromosome 2, bilby.v1.9.chrom.fasta, whole genome shotgun sequence includes these protein-coding regions:
- the PPARA gene encoding peroxisome proliferator-activated receptor alpha — translated: MVDTESQICPLSPLDDEDLESPLSEEFLQEMGSIQEISPSIGEDSSGAFAFAEYHCLGSGPGSDGSVITDTLSPASSPSSVNYAPVAGSADDASSATLNIECRICGDKASGYHYGVHACEGCKGFFRRTIRLKLAYDKCDRSCKIQKKNRNKCQYCRFQKCLSVGMSHNAIRFGRMPRSEKAKLKAEILTCEHDIEDSEIADLKSLAKRIYEAYLKNFNMNKIKARIILAGKASNNPPFVIHDMETLCMAEKTLVAKLVANGIQNKEAEVRIFHCCQCTSVETVTELTEFAKSIPGFANLDLNDQVTLLKYGVYEAIFAMLSSVMNKDGMLVAYGNGFITREFLKSLRKPFCDIMEPKFDFAMKFNALELDDSDISLFVAAIICCGDRPGLLNVGHIERMQESIVHVLQLHLQNNHPDDVFLFPKLLQKMADLRQLVTEHAQLVQVIKKTESDAALHPLLQEIYRDMY